The bacterium genome contains a region encoding:
- the yxlF_3 gene encoding putative ABC transporter ATP-binding protein YxlF, translating to MPGAALVLSGLTKRYGPPGSVPAVADLSLTIESGEIFAFLGPNGAGKTTTLKMVLGLIRPTAGSATLLDGRITDPRIRGRLGYLPEEPVLHTFLTVSDLLRFYAGLFGFSGAEAQRRIDRTLETVGMSDRKTQRLQELSKGLRQRVLLGQALINDPDLILLDEPQSGLDPVGITDLRRLLHELKSAGKTIFLNSHQLTEVEQVADRIGIIRQGHLIRTESTSAMLGGTQEWVVTFAGLTLTQADQVLQLVAERTQSRITLQGDPGSPQLFRCPSEAIAQEVIAAGQAAGGRLTGLQEEQTSLEQVFLQLMAEVPAHG from the coding sequence GTGCCCGGAGCTGCTCTGGTCCTGTCAGGCCTCACCAAGCGCTATGGTCCGCCGGGGTCGGTGCCCGCAGTCGCCGATCTCTCCCTCACCATCGAATCCGGTGAGATTTTTGCGTTCCTCGGACCCAACGGCGCCGGCAAGACCACCACACTCAAGATGGTACTCGGACTCATTCGTCCCACCGCCGGGAGCGCCACGCTGCTTGACGGGCGCATTACAGACCCCCGCATCCGTGGTCGCCTCGGGTACCTCCCCGAAGAGCCGGTCCTCCATACATTTCTCACGGTGTCGGATCTCCTCCGGTTCTATGCCGGACTCTTCGGCTTTAGCGGGGCTGAAGCGCAGCGACGGATCGACCGGACGCTGGAGACAGTCGGCATGAGCGATCGGAAGACGCAGCGGCTGCAGGAGCTCTCCAAGGGGCTGCGACAGCGGGTCCTGCTGGGACAAGCGCTGATCAACGACCCCGACCTCATCCTGCTCGATGAGCCGCAGTCCGGCCTCGATCCGGTCGGGATCACCGACCTGCGTCGGTTGCTCCATGAGCTGAAGAGCGCGGGCAAAACCATCTTCCTCAACAGCCATCAGCTCACCGAGGTGGAGCAGGTGGCGGATCGCATCGGCATCATCCGCCAGGGGCACCTCATCCGGACTGAGTCGACCAGCGCTATGTTGGGCGGCACTCAGGAATGGGTAGTGACCTTCGCCGGACTTACGCTGACCCAGGCGGATCAGGTCCTGCAGCTGGTTGCTGAGCGCACGCAGTCGCGCATTACGCTGCAGGGCGACCCCGGATCGCCCCAGCTGTTCCGCTGCCCATCGGAGGCCATCGCGCAGGAAGTCATTGCGGCGGGACAGGCAGCCGGTGGTCGCCTGACCGGCCTGCAGGAAGAACAGACCAGCCTGGAGCAGGTCTTCCTGCAGCTCATGGCGGAGGTGCCGGCCCATGGGTGA
- the pknD_4 gene encoding Serine/threonine-protein kinase PknD, whose amino-acid sequence MGFEPRERMRSSQAALIYKGIDEMQGGEATLKIFKDPYGSDKAFAHAIDQIATPLKYIHNEHIVRVLEIGMKSDRLAVATEIMPLSLGDVLHAKEPLELQRALGVMLKVLDGLEAGYAEGLPQHLDLKPNNILVDQTLEQVKVGDWYLASGMAAVSGDLRKSWEDPRYLAPEQIHGIGEVSEATDLYQCGLLLYHVLTGFPLFQHSDEEQIRYQQVYTDPQKLIDYYTQIPQVVREILLTALAKDPGKRFQSVTQMREALAYALAASSFKKVLPADSLVGQIIGDRWQLVEELGPGPFARTYKGLEVGRDTPVTVKVWDKGISAEEGFVRAINKDLYSQTTLQHPHIPGLNGSGWHQSQFYTVKPFLPLSLREVLTQEGRLAPEQALRVVRKVLGILEYLVRKGGFTAHQQLAPEHILVHASGDDFWLTDFRLEETSRFIRERYGLPLSTWRSMAPELWQDEVSAIGPATDIYSLGCLLFELTTGEPLFPGEDVKAVEQLHLTGDPRQAIDGHQEIPLVFHDLLTKMLARDPRERYQTYQELLDHIVSLVGESERGTGLQLIDAGSTVKGKFLLEERLPLYDDPRGATTYTGVHNQTETPVMLWFYKRTRTTELEKRFQKVMEEAQTCDHPSILRVLDFGHDKGAFFYVSELRATTLATHLEAHGPFFVDLACELAKQIAAACQVLEQRGRDCHGSLSPRFLMLQEKPELRVKLAGLEWRTLSTGGTDQNEAAYLAPEQITGLGKIGPAVDQYALGHLLVTLCTGTPLLSGEAATIHQQHVFGDLAGQLATREEIPAGLRRIISKLIERDATARYSDWPEFLDDLDDFLAAYTGADTPAEALNFLVGSETYQTLIGREEDRATYVMRMPNSSTGIRGIFALAQGVGDPADALVAQNKVVEELERTFSPSRLQQLDFIDNPMTLIEEGITRCNGVVNQEAFRLNRIGKLGAELLLGMVTRDRLYLGRVGGAFAYVFRAQSIRSFLRKPVEQKILGREMSIKFDSTERHLRPGDTLVLGTGNLSRMLADIEMRNIAVSTVDSQEAAERIVSLASSRAKGQPQYQVGIAVLVAQFGDVTAEHVFRARRGFQSGPVIHVYSNRAQSFLQEGNLEAAEAELRKAAEIAPENFTVNFKLAQILLRKGQADQAWDFCQRALQLMPNFVEGHILLGDIHYFRHRRREALDEYMYAVHQGGTNPHSWMALGRYYYQEALYGDAAGAFAKAVSLEPGNDEAKAQLDLAEKRKRSLGGMLSEQGAKTRQQLLQPFNRPAPKKKPRR is encoded by the coding sequence ATGGGGTTTGAACCACGCGAGCGGATGCGGTCGTCGCAGGCCGCACTGATTTACAAAGGCATCGATGAGATGCAGGGTGGCGAAGCGACCCTCAAGATTTTCAAGGACCCCTATGGCAGCGACAAGGCGTTCGCCCATGCCATTGATCAGATTGCGACGCCCCTGAAGTACATCCATAACGAGCACATTGTCCGGGTGCTGGAGATCGGGATGAAGTCGGACCGTCTGGCGGTCGCGACCGAGATCATGCCCCTGAGTCTGGGGGATGTCCTCCATGCCAAGGAGCCGCTGGAGCTGCAGCGAGCGCTGGGGGTCATGCTGAAAGTGCTCGATGGCCTGGAGGCTGGCTATGCCGAAGGGCTGCCGCAGCATCTGGACCTGAAGCCCAACAACATTCTGGTGGACCAGACCCTTGAGCAGGTGAAAGTCGGCGACTGGTATCTCGCATCCGGGATGGCAGCGGTGAGCGGCGATCTGAGGAAGAGCTGGGAGGATCCGCGGTATCTTGCGCCGGAGCAGATTCACGGCATCGGGGAGGTCTCGGAAGCGACCGACCTCTACCAGTGCGGCCTGTTGCTCTATCACGTCCTGACCGGTTTCCCGCTGTTCCAGCATTCTGATGAAGAACAGATTCGCTATCAGCAGGTCTACACCGACCCGCAAAAGCTGATCGACTACTACACCCAGATTCCGCAGGTCGTGCGGGAGATTCTGCTCACCGCCCTCGCGAAGGATCCCGGGAAGCGCTTTCAGTCGGTGACACAGATGCGGGAAGCACTGGCCTATGCACTGGCGGCGTCATCGTTCAAGAAGGTCCTGCCGGCCGACTCACTGGTGGGGCAGATCATTGGAGATCGCTGGCAGCTGGTGGAAGAGCTGGGACCCGGTCCCTTCGCCCGGACCTACAAAGGCCTGGAAGTCGGTCGGGACACGCCAGTCACAGTCAAAGTCTGGGACAAGGGGATCTCGGCGGAGGAAGGCTTTGTCCGGGCGATCAACAAGGACCTCTATTCCCAGACCACCCTGCAGCATCCTCACATCCCGGGGCTCAATGGGTCGGGCTGGCATCAGAGTCAGTTTTATACGGTGAAACCATTTTTGCCCCTGAGCCTGCGCGAGGTTCTGACCCAGGAAGGACGGCTGGCACCGGAGCAGGCCCTCCGGGTGGTCCGGAAGGTCCTGGGCATCCTCGAGTACCTGGTCCGCAAGGGGGGCTTCACGGCGCATCAGCAACTCGCGCCGGAGCATATTCTGGTCCATGCCTCGGGGGATGATTTCTGGCTGACCGACTTCCGGCTGGAAGAGACCTCCCGCTTTATCCGGGAGCGCTACGGCTTGCCACTGTCGACCTGGCGGTCGATGGCACCGGAGCTCTGGCAGGACGAAGTGTCGGCGATTGGGCCGGCGACGGACATCTATAGCCTCGGGTGTCTGCTGTTCGAACTGACGACTGGTGAGCCGCTATTCCCTGGCGAGGATGTGAAAGCGGTCGAGCAGTTGCATCTGACGGGAGATCCGCGACAGGCCATCGATGGCCATCAGGAAATCCCCCTCGTCTTCCACGACCTGCTGACCAAAATGCTGGCGCGGGACCCCCGGGAGCGCTACCAGACCTACCAGGAGTTGCTGGATCACATCGTGAGCCTGGTGGGCGAGAGCGAACGTGGCACCGGCCTGCAGCTCATCGATGCCGGCTCGACCGTCAAGGGCAAGTTCCTCCTCGAAGAGCGGCTCCCGCTCTACGATGACCCCCGGGGTGCTACGACCTATACCGGGGTCCACAATCAGACCGAGACGCCGGTCATGCTCTGGTTTTACAAGCGCACCCGGACCACCGAACTGGAAAAGCGCTTTCAGAAGGTGATGGAAGAGGCGCAGACCTGCGACCACCCCAGCATCCTGCGGGTGCTCGACTTCGGCCACGACAAGGGGGCGTTCTTCTATGTCTCCGAGTTGCGCGCCACGACCCTTGCCACGCATCTCGAAGCGCACGGTCCTTTCTTCGTGGACCTCGCCTGCGAGCTCGCGAAACAGATCGCCGCGGCCTGCCAGGTCCTGGAGCAGCGCGGACGGGACTGCCACGGTTCCCTGTCGCCCCGCTTTTTGATGCTCCAGGAAAAGCCCGAGTTGCGGGTGAAGCTGGCGGGTCTCGAATGGCGGACCCTGAGCACCGGCGGGACCGACCAGAACGAAGCCGCCTATCTCGCGCCGGAACAGATTACGGGTCTGGGGAAAATCGGCCCCGCGGTGGATCAGTACGCTCTCGGCCATCTCCTGGTGACCCTCTGCACCGGGACGCCGCTCCTGAGTGGCGAGGCGGCGACCATTCATCAGCAACATGTGTTCGGCGATCTCGCGGGTCAACTGGCGACCCGGGAAGAGATCCCGGCGGGCCTGCGGCGCATTATCAGCAAGCTCATCGAACGTGATGCCACGGCCCGGTACTCCGACTGGCCCGAGTTCCTCGATGATCTTGATGACTTCCTCGCGGCATACACGGGCGCTGACACGCCGGCTGAAGCGCTGAACTTCCTGGTCGGATCGGAGACCTATCAGACTCTCATTGGACGGGAAGAGGACCGGGCGACCTATGTCATGCGGATGCCCAACTCCTCCACCGGAATCCGGGGCATCTTCGCACTGGCGCAGGGAGTCGGCGATCCGGCGGATGCACTGGTGGCGCAGAACAAGGTCGTGGAAGAGCTGGAACGGACCTTCAGCCCATCGCGACTGCAGCAGCTCGACTTCATCGATAACCCCATGACCCTTATCGAGGAGGGAATCACCCGCTGCAACGGCGTGGTGAATCAGGAAGCGTTCCGGCTGAACCGCATCGGCAAGCTGGGCGCGGAACTGCTGCTGGGGATGGTGACCCGGGACCGGCTCTATCTCGGACGGGTCGGGGGGGCGTTTGCCTATGTCTTCCGGGCGCAGTCGATCCGGTCGTTCCTGCGGAAGCCTGTGGAGCAGAAAATCCTCGGACGGGAGATGAGCATCAAGTTCGATTCCACCGAGCGGCACCTGCGTCCGGGCGACACCCTGGTCCTGGGGACCGGCAATCTCTCCCGGATGCTGGCGGACATCGAGATGCGGAACATCGCGGTCTCGACGGTGGATTCGCAGGAAGCGGCGGAGCGGATTGTCAGCCTCGCCTCTTCCCGGGCCAAGGGCCAGCCGCAGTATCAGGTGGGTATCGCAGTGCTGGTCGCGCAGTTCGGCGATGTCACCGCCGAGCATGTCTTCCGGGCACGACGGGGATTCCAGTCGGGTCCGGTGATTCATGTCTACAGCAACCGGGCGCAGTCGTTCCTGCAGGAAGGGAATCTGGAAGCGGCGGAGGCGGAGTTGCGGAAGGCGGCGGAAATCGCGCCGGAAAACTTCACGGTCAACTTCAAGCTCGCCCAGATTCTGCTCCGCAAGGGGCAGGCGGATCAGGCCTGGGACTTCTGCCAGCGCGCCCTACAGCTGATGCCGAACTTCGTGGAAGGCCACATCCTCCTGGGAGACATCCACTACTTCCGGCATCGACGTCGCGAGGCCCTGGACGAGTACATGTATGCGGTCCATCAGGGCGGGACCAATCCCCATTCCTGGATGGCGCTGGGGCGGTACTACTACCAGGAAGCGCTGTATGGCGATGCCGCCGGGGCGTTCGCCAAGGCGGTGAGCCTGGAGCCGGGCAACGACGAGGCGAAGGCGCAGCTGGACCTGGCCGAAAAGCGCAAACGGAGTCTGGGCGGGATGCTCTCAGAGCAGGGAGCGAAGACCCGACAACAGCTGTTGCAGCCGTTTAATCGTCCTGCGCCGAAGAAGAAGCCCCGACGTTAG
- the lpxB gene encoding Lipid-A-disaccharide synthase codes for MGPVRIFLSTGELSGDYHAMHLVKALRAAAVTQGLTPQIAASGSHHLREVVDDLWEETADWAGIGILDSLRVGPTVALGCRRIMQRMQRWQPHLVIGVDYRVANLRLLQAAHKQGARTAYYFPPVHWGSTSSKARKALVQVYEGKGGERRKPDRFDRIAACTDLVLLTYPISEGEYRRAGANVHYIGHPLWNAIQSELSIPADEVRAGFGLPPASDDPAAPLLVGLFPGSRTQELRDIWPVMRDWLRQYGPDWPQVTWLVSVAHPRYRSRLVADIDRFPPALRSQVQIIEGMAPDQLRAMDLVLMKSGTAAQTALLLGLPMVACYRIGMPPVLGPLILALSRQLFLNMPYYTFPNLLAERAIVPELIQETCTVAGLQAAVAPLLSDPAARDAQRAALLELHDRLVRPDAISRAASMLLDLVVPAVGGADT; via the coding sequence ATGGGTCCCGTCCGTATCTTCCTCTCGACCGGCGAACTCTCCGGCGACTATCACGCCATGCACCTGGTGAAAGCTCTCCGGGCAGCCGCCGTGACGCAGGGGCTCACCCCTCAGATCGCTGCCAGCGGTTCGCATCATTTGCGGGAAGTGGTCGATGACCTCTGGGAGGAGACGGCGGACTGGGCGGGCATCGGGATCCTCGACTCCCTGCGGGTCGGCCCGACAGTCGCGCTGGGATGCCGTCGGATCATGCAGCGGATGCAGCGCTGGCAGCCCCACCTGGTGATCGGCGTGGATTACAGGGTCGCGAATCTCCGGCTGCTGCAGGCGGCACACAAGCAGGGCGCGCGAACGGCGTATTACTTCCCACCAGTCCACTGGGGAAGCACGAGCAGCAAGGCGCGGAAAGCGCTGGTGCAGGTGTATGAAGGAAAGGGCGGGGAGCGACGCAAACCCGATCGCTTTGACCGGATCGCGGCCTGTACGGACCTGGTGCTCCTCACCTATCCCATCAGCGAGGGGGAGTATCGCCGGGCGGGCGCGAACGTTCATTACATCGGGCATCCTCTCTGGAACGCGATCCAGTCCGAGCTGTCGATACCTGCTGATGAGGTCCGGGCCGGGTTCGGACTGCCGCCTGCCAGTGATGACCCCGCCGCGCCTTTACTCGTGGGCCTCTTTCCGGGGAGCCGTACCCAGGAATTGCGCGACATCTGGCCGGTGATGCGGGACTGGTTGCGGCAGTACGGCCCCGACTGGCCACAGGTCACCTGGCTGGTGTCGGTGGCGCATCCCCGGTACCGGTCGCGACTGGTCGCTGACATCGACCGCTTTCCGCCAGCGCTGCGATCGCAGGTCCAGATCATTGAGGGGATGGCTCCGGATCAGCTTCGGGCGATGGACCTGGTGCTGATGAAGTCCGGGACCGCGGCGCAGACCGCGTTGTTGCTGGGGCTGCCGATGGTGGCGTGCTATCGCATCGGGATGCCGCCGGTGCTCGGTCCATTGATTCTGGCGCTGTCGCGTCAGCTCTTTCTCAATATGCCGTACTACACGTTCCCCAATTTGCTGGCCGAACGTGCCATCGTGCCGGAACTGATTCAGGAAACCTGCACAGTCGCGGGCTTGCAGGCCGCAGTCGCGCCGCTGTTATCGGACCCCGCTGCCCGGGACGCGCAACGTGCAGCCCTGCTGGAGTTGCATGACCGGCTGGTGCGTCCGGATGCCATCAGTCGGGCGGCGTCCATGCTGCTCGACCTGGTCGTGCCAGCTGTGGGTGGAGCCGACACATGA
- the bepF gene encoding Efflux pump periplasmic linker BepF has protein sequence MRLVLLVGVGLLTIGLAGCGGQSDAAPAEKGPAAAESLQVRTVAVARQDLAQRIAVTGSLQGQSDVLLPAQGTGVIAARLVPEGTMVQAGDLLLRQDSALLGRQLAAAQADLRSAEAQLAKVRNGARSEERQLSAQEVARAEAQYEKARADADRARGLYAEGVISQSELESWLTAERVAQAALQAAQASRQLVDTGARAEDLALAQAQRDSAAARVGLYQTQVAQCQVTAPIAGWLVEYLIDVGEMAHPGTPVARLTALGDLELRLSLPDSQILGLHQGLTVPVQLAATPDAPPVTGTITYLAPAADGATRLFELRLRIPNADQRLKAGQVATASLPLAESPNALVIPGAALLSPGSDPHVYVVAQGVASRRSVTVGLMTEGLVEIRAGLQAGERVIVEGQLMVRDGAPVRDDTSSSTTPDAASVAE, from the coding sequence ATGCGGCTGGTCCTGCTGGTCGGGGTCGGCCTGCTGACGATCGGTCTGGCGGGCTGCGGCGGCCAGAGCGATGCCGCACCCGCCGAGAAAGGTCCAGCGGCGGCGGAGTCGCTGCAGGTCCGGACCGTCGCGGTGGCGCGACAGGACCTGGCGCAGCGGATTGCGGTCACCGGGAGTCTGCAGGGGCAGAGCGATGTGCTGCTGCCGGCGCAGGGGACCGGGGTCATCGCCGCACGGCTGGTGCCCGAGGGGACGATGGTGCAGGCGGGGGACCTGCTCCTGCGTCAGGACAGCGCGCTGCTGGGGCGTCAGCTCGCGGCGGCCCAGGCGGACCTGCGGTCGGCGGAGGCGCAGCTGGCGAAGGTCCGGAACGGCGCACGGTCGGAAGAGCGTCAGCTTTCCGCACAGGAAGTCGCGCGGGCTGAGGCGCAGTATGAAAAGGCGCGAGCCGATGCCGACCGGGCGCGGGGACTGTATGCGGAGGGCGTGATCTCACAGAGCGAGCTGGAGAGCTGGCTCACGGCGGAGCGGGTGGCGCAGGCAGCGCTCCAGGCGGCCCAGGCGAGCCGTCAGCTGGTGGATACGGGAGCCCGGGCGGAGGACCTCGCGCTGGCCCAGGCGCAGCGCGACAGCGCAGCCGCCAGGGTGGGGCTCTATCAGACCCAGGTGGCGCAGTGCCAGGTCACGGCCCCCATCGCTGGCTGGCTGGTGGAATACCTGATTGATGTCGGGGAGATGGCGCATCCGGGGACGCCGGTGGCGCGTCTGACTGCGCTGGGGGACCTGGAGCTGCGGCTGTCGCTCCCCGACTCCCAGATCCTGGGACTGCATCAGGGCCTGACGGTGCCGGTGCAGCTGGCCGCGACGCCGGATGCTCCGCCGGTCACCGGGACCATCACGTATCTCGCCCCGGCGGCTGATGGCGCAACACGTCTGTTTGAACTCCGCCTGCGGATCCCGAATGCGGATCAGCGGCTGAAGGCGGGGCAGGTCGCGACCGCTTCGCTGCCGCTGGCCGAGTCGCCGAATGCGCTGGTGATCCCGGGCGCGGCGCTCCTGTCGCCGGGGTCCGACCCGCATGTGTATGTGGTCGCCCAGGGCGTGGCGAGTCGGCGGTCGGTGACTGTGGGGCTGATGACCGAGGGACTGGTGGAAATCCGCGCGGGGCTGCAGGCCGGTGAGCGGGTCATTGTGGAGGGTCAGCTGATGGTGCGCGATGGCGCGCCGGTGCGTGATGACACGTCCTCCTCCACGACGCCGGATGCGGCGTCGGTTGCCGAGTAA
- the mdtC gene encoding Multidrug resistance protein MdtC — MFLSNISVNRPVFAAMLMLMLVVLGLFSARSVPVDQFPNVEWGVVSVSTVYPGASPETVERQVSRPVEEALNAIQGVRTLTSTSSPGFSQVITQFELEEDAAARTQDVRDKISQLRGALPRDIEEPVIQSFGEADEPILSVALSSTSLDFVQLTAFAEEVLKRRLESAPGVGNVRVLGGQERVVRITLDPARLAAYGLGADQVAFAIRSSNLEIGAGIADNSALERDLTITGRLRTPEDFGQIIVGRPEGQPVFLQQVATIEEGGKRQRSAAFLSGVPTVSLDIQKVTGANTVEVAEESLARIEKLRPMLPAGTTIEVVRNNSEIIRDSLHELQEALLLAALLTIFVVYLFLGSWRSTIITGLTLPIAIVSTFIIFDVLNFTFNVISTMGLVISIGLLIDDAIVVRENIVRHLAMGKSPMAAAKDGTAEIGLAVLAATLTLVSVFVPVAFMGGIVGKYFYEFGLVVAFAVLVSLLVSFTLDPMLSSIWHDPAIEREVKLLRGERVARRTGFGVILDWLHLAVDALSQRYEKAIAWSLRHPWIVVGIAVLSLFGAFSLVRFVGVSFVPEIDGGEFIVDVEAPESSSLAYTTSKVMEVDALLASIPEVTYRYATIGGSSVEGPSKATVFVKMVPLSERKRGHREVMTEVRPLLSEVAGVRTGVRVLSGGGPGADIQVSIVGPNSTDLEAASQQIQEVLATVPGAVDIRTSYKVARRSLDIDIDRQRAAWYSLDIAQTGGLLRTFLGEDAITQWEDPNGEAHDVILTLPESWRQSPAQLAQLPLTGDVNGRTILIPLAQVATVQESLGASRIEHRNLQRVIAVSANVEGRDTGGANREFQQKMASLRLPDSVSTEDSGEGQQIAETGMYAIQALLLAIIFIYLILASQFNSVLQPFAIMASLPLSLIGLILGLLLFGSTLNIMSMIGLIMLMGLVTKNAILLVEFANQARARGVDRMRALELAGRTRLRPILMTTFSTLAGMAPLAFVLGSASEFRAPMAQAIMGGVATSTLLTLFVVPVAYIFWDNAGAFFRRLFRVPTAEDIAVEGQYGVGRGTLLETPAE; from the coding sequence ATGTTCCTCTCGAACATTTCTGTCAACCGGCCGGTCTTCGCGGCCATGCTCATGCTGATGCTGGTGGTGCTCGGGCTCTTTTCCGCCCGGTCGGTGCCGGTGGATCAGTTCCCGAACGTGGAATGGGGGGTCGTGAGTGTTTCGACGGTCTACCCGGGAGCCTCGCCGGAAACGGTGGAGCGCCAGGTGAGCCGTCCGGTGGAGGAGGCCCTGAACGCGATTCAGGGGGTGCGGACACTGACCTCCACCTCGTCGCCTGGCTTCTCGCAGGTGATCACACAGTTCGAGCTGGAAGAGGATGCCGCGGCCCGGACCCAGGATGTCCGGGACAAGATTTCGCAACTGCGGGGGGCGCTCCCCCGGGACATCGAAGAGCCGGTGATCCAGTCCTTTGGGGAAGCAGATGAGCCGATTTTGTCGGTGGCGCTGTCGAGTACGAGCCTCGACTTCGTGCAGCTGACGGCGTTCGCGGAGGAAGTCCTGAAGCGCCGCCTGGAGTCGGCACCGGGGGTTGGGAATGTCCGGGTGCTGGGGGGCCAGGAGCGGGTGGTCCGGATCACCCTCGACCCGGCACGACTGGCGGCGTATGGCCTCGGGGCGGACCAGGTGGCGTTCGCGATCCGGTCGTCGAATCTCGAGATTGGTGCCGGGATCGCGGACAACAGCGCGCTGGAGCGGGACCTGACGATCACGGGACGTCTGCGGACACCGGAGGACTTCGGCCAGATCATCGTGGGGCGTCCGGAGGGACAGCCGGTATTCCTGCAACAGGTCGCCACGATCGAGGAGGGGGGGAAGCGGCAGCGGAGTGCAGCGTTCCTCTCAGGGGTGCCGACGGTCTCGCTGGACATCCAGAAGGTCACCGGCGCAAACACGGTGGAGGTGGCAGAGGAGAGTCTGGCGCGCATCGAGAAACTGCGTCCGATGCTCCCGGCGGGGACCACGATTGAGGTGGTCCGGAACAATTCAGAAATCATCCGCGATTCACTGCACGAGCTGCAGGAAGCCCTGTTGCTGGCGGCGTTGCTGACCATTTTCGTGGTCTATCTCTTCCTCGGGTCCTGGCGCTCGACCATCATTACGGGTCTCACCCTCCCCATCGCGATTGTGTCGACGTTCATCATTTTCGATGTCCTGAACTTTACCTTCAATGTCATCTCCACCATGGGGCTGGTGATTTCCATCGGGCTGCTGATCGACGATGCCATTGTGGTGCGGGAAAACATCGTGCGTCACCTGGCGATGGGGAAGAGTCCGATGGCGGCAGCGAAGGATGGGACAGCAGAAATCGGCCTGGCGGTGCTGGCGGCGACCCTGACGCTGGTGTCGGTGTTCGTGCCGGTGGCGTTCATGGGGGGGATTGTCGGGAAGTACTTCTACGAGTTCGGCCTCGTGGTGGCATTTGCGGTCCTGGTGTCGCTGCTGGTGTCGTTCACCCTCGACCCGATGCTCTCGAGCATCTGGCATGACCCGGCGATTGAGCGGGAGGTCAAGCTGCTGCGTGGCGAACGGGTGGCGCGTCGTACGGGCTTTGGGGTGATCCTCGACTGGCTGCATCTGGCGGTGGATGCGCTCTCGCAGCGATACGAGAAGGCCATCGCGTGGTCCCTGCGCCATCCCTGGATCGTGGTGGGGATCGCGGTGCTGTCGCTGTTCGGCGCGTTCAGTCTGGTCCGCTTTGTGGGGGTGAGTTTTGTCCCGGAGATCGATGGCGGCGAGTTCATCGTGGATGTGGAAGCGCCGGAGTCCTCGAGTCTGGCGTACACGACCTCCAAGGTGATGGAGGTCGATGCCCTGCTGGCATCGATCCCCGAGGTGACCTATCGCTACGCCACCATCGGCGGGAGTTCAGTGGAGGGTCCATCGAAGGCGACGGTGTTCGTGAAGATGGTGCCGCTGTCCGAACGCAAGCGGGGTCATCGGGAAGTCATGACCGAGGTCCGGCCGCTGTTGTCGGAGGTCGCCGGAGTCCGGACCGGTGTCCGGGTCCTCAGCGGCGGCGGACCGGGCGCGGACATCCAGGTGTCGATTGTCGGACCCAACAGCACCGATCTGGAAGCGGCATCGCAGCAAATCCAGGAAGTCCTGGCGACTGTCCCTGGCGCGGTAGATATCAGGACAAGCTACAAGGTCGCGCGGCGTTCGCTGGACATTGATATCGATCGTCAGCGGGCGGCGTGGTACAGCCTGGACATCGCGCAGACCGGCGGGCTGCTCCGGACCTTTCTCGGCGAGGACGCCATCACGCAGTGGGAGGATCCGAACGGCGAGGCCCACGATGTCATCCTGACGCTGCCGGAATCGTGGCGGCAGTCGCCGGCACAACTGGCGCAATTGCCGCTGACCGGCGATGTCAATGGCCGGACCATCCTGATTCCGCTGGCCCAGGTGGCGACTGTCCAGGAGAGTCTGGGCGCGAGCCGGATCGAGCATCGCAATCTGCAGCGGGTGATCGCGGTAAGCGCGAATGTGGAGGGTCGGGACACCGGCGGGGCGAACCGGGAGTTCCAGCAAAAGATGGCGTCGTTGCGGCTGCCGGATTCGGTTTCGACCGAGGATTCCGGGGAGGGGCAGCAGATCGCGGAGACCGGGATGTATGCCATCCAGGCGCTGCTCCTGGCGATCATTTTCATCTACCTGATTCTGGCGAGCCAGTTCAACAGTGTGCTGCAACCCTTCGCGATCATGGCGTCGTTGCCGCTGTCGCTGATCGGGCTGATTCTGGGGCTCCTGCTGTTTGGGTCGACCCTCAACATCATGTCGATGATCGGGCTGATCATGCTGATGGGGCTGGTGACGAAGAACGCGATTCTGCTGGTGGAGTTCGCGAATCAGGCCCGGGCGCGGGGGGTCGACCGGATGCGAGCGCTGGAGCTGGCGGGTCGCACGCGGTTGCGTCCGATCCTGATGACGACCTTCTCGACGCTGGCGGGGATGGCGCCCCTGGCATTCGTCCTGGGCTCCGCCTCGGAGTTCCGCGCCCCGATGGCGCAGGCCATCATGGGCGGGGTCGCGACTTCCACGCTCCTGACGCTGTTTGTGGTGCCGGTGGCCTACATCTTCTGGGACAACGCCGGGGCGTTTTTCCGGCGGCTCTTTAGGGTCCCTACGGCGGAGGACATTGCGGTGGAGGGGCAATACGGTGTCGGTCGCGGCACCCTGCTGGAGACGCCGGCGGAGTAG